A segment of the Lycium ferocissimum isolate CSIRO_LF1 chromosome 5, AGI_CSIRO_Lferr_CH_V1, whole genome shotgun sequence genome:
gaaaatgtgtttgggtgcATAGAAAGTGTTGTCGGCTTATTTGTTAAACCAGGTTGCTGACCGTTTTCGTTTAAACTTGTGATGCTTATGTTTGGTTCCAGTTTTTTCACATTGATAGGATTAGTAGAAGAAATCCCCATGATGGTCTCATCAAACTTCCCCGCATACGTCAGTGCAGCACCAGATGCATTAATAGTGCTTTGAGGATGATTGCTGACACCTTGAGTCGTCCTATGGCACTTGCTCTGTTACAGAATGAAGGTCAGTTAAAAACTTGTGTTAATGAATGTACTAAGAATATAAGTATCTATATTTAGGCTAATATacagattaaaaaggaaatatgttTTCGCCTTTTAAGGTTGAACGTTGCAGTATAAACAGCATCTAAATCAAAACCTACTGTTTCAATCTACTACAATTCGGAGCAAAAACCGTTCAtatcctgatatactaggaagAGATGGTCATGGAAATACACAAGCATGTCAAGACTTCAATTCGTTTCACCAACTTGGCCTCTTAATTTTATATGTGGTATTGACCAACTCCTTCCCCATATACTACATTCTTAACATAAAATTCTAAGGCATCAGTTCTAAATACCATACGATGAGCCATTTATTGATAAACTTTGAGAACATAGCTAATGACCTAAAGGAGGCAAACGTTGAGAAAAGCCAAAGATGGATTTACCAATGGCAACTTCAAAGGCTCATTGTCCCAgccttggtatgaatcctcaTACTTGTGCACTTTCTCTTGTAGGAAATGAATATATTCAATAACCTGcaaatgatattttaatatttaatataaatatctCTATTTATAAAGAGAAAACTTAACAAAATATGCAATTCAAGTACCTCCAGTAAGAATGAGGCTTTATCTCTTTTCTGATCACTGTTAGGTATGATTCCTCTCAACATCTGAAATCTGAAAACAAAAGCTAAATGTTCAGCCAGATATCACTTTATTTTGACCAAAACTCAATCAAAGTTGTAGCAAATAGACAAAAGTCTGAAGAGATGGAAACATAAGAACCTAAATAGGGATCTGTAACGGAACAGAACACTCAAGCAAGCTCCTTTCTAATAGAGAAGGCTGCTTGATATATTTCAAAGAGGAGAGAATTATACTAAATTGAGAAATACACACGTCCGACTAACATTTACCATCCTGCCCTAGAGATAATGTTATAAGATAAGGATTCTATATCAAAAAGATTTCTATGTTTAAGCTATCAATTATGCCATAGACATGCCTGTCATTGATCTTGCTTCTTCTCCGTTGCTCTGTTGCCGAATGCTTTGAACGCGGGGTGTTTGGCTTTTGATCATTGCCATTTCCATCAACTTTTACAGATAAATTACCTGAAAAAGGTAGCTATCTGTATGTTACAAAACGACAACTGCGTGTGGACAATGAGTGGGAATCATCAGACTTACACAAGACAAACCTCTGGGGTGCGACTGTGGTTCTTTTTTAATCACaaaatcttcatcatcatcatcgtcgtcaTCTTGTGCATTCTTAGCTGCTGTTATCATATTTAAGAAACTCTGGCTCTTAAGAGGCGATGATTGTCTGCAAGGTGATCATATAGTTAGAAACTGTAAATAAAAGTACCGATATCAAGGGATAAAAGGGGACATTCATATGATTGGGAGCAAAAGAGTCACTGACTGAGCAGATGAGAGCGAACTTAAGGCCGTAGTGTTGTGCTTATGATTTGAAGATGATTGTGACTGCCATTCCAATGATGTCGTAGGTTGATCTCCTCCAGTGTTCAAACCTGCTTCTGCCAAGCAAATATCAAGTTTTAATAGGAGCTGAAAGAAGTTAACTATCCATAGATAACTTTAGAGCAGCAAACACTGTAGAGCGCGAATATCACAGAatgacatctttctatatttagtgaatgataatttaactttaaaatatccattttacccttaatgagatgatcaAGTTTCACAAAAATTTAATTCTTTTACTCTATGCCAGTCAAACACCATCACGTAAATTGGGTCGGAGGGAgtagaaaagagaataaattTCTTACCTCTTAGGATGTGTCTATCACCCCCAGAATTCTCCTTCCCTGTCTTTCCCTTCTTGACTGCAGATTCATCCCACAGCGTGAAACCACTCCCTGTGTGAGAACTGCAGTTTGAATTTTCATCATTCCTGTCGGTACTACTTGCCTGTGCTGCAGCAAACAAGCTTGCTTCTGGCTTTGGTACCCTTTGGTGCAAATAAGAAATGCTATAGGTGCCTATGCCACCAGGAAGAATATGCTCCACTGAAGGAGTAACAACTACTGGTGGTGGAGGCTTCTCTACAGCCGCTACCTCAACTTTAGGCTCTTCCTTCCGTATTCTGTTCTCTGCTTGCTCCAGCGGTTGCAAGAAGTCATGAGTTTTTATGTATCCACCTGCTTTAGTATGCACAAAAGCCATAAAAAAAGGATTAATTCAATACAAGGCAGGCAATTGAGAACAATCACAATAATGCAAATGAAAGATAGCATGAAAAGGTAAAATAATCTGGTAATATAACATGCTTCATACTTTCATCAGAACATCACATAGTACTTTATGGAAGATGtcaaaaacaataaaattacaaaaaaagcTGGGTTACGATCCAATATTTCATAcgtaaatattttttgcaacatTATATTGTGTTTGTCCGACTTAGCATAAAGACCCATCTTACACGGTCTAAAAGCATGAAAAAAAATCTAACCACTAATaagtttgatttttcttttagtaCAATCAGATTGACATGTTGGTAAAGAAGGGAACCGGGTTTACTGTTCTGATTTTTTAAAACGAGGGGTGGGGGTAATTACTCCAAAATGCTACTTCCAAATATTATTTCGTTAGTAAAAATTAATCAGATGAGCTGCTAGATGAAGAGGGGCTTATGTTCTTTAAATATTATATAGTTTTAACATagttcattaactaattcaactTTGAAAATCCATTAACTTTTgatacaaatatataaattccAAATCTCTTGATAATTATTCCAGAGAAACGTGCTAAAGTAAGGATCAGATACCAATATCTGGGTCCCTAACCGTACAAAGAGAATACTTCACGCC
Coding sequences within it:
- the LOC132055795 gene encoding transcription factor BIM1 isoform X1: MELPQPRPFGTEGRKTTHDFLSLYSPVQQDPTPPQAGGYIKTHDFLQPLEQAENRIRKEEPKVEVAAVEKPPPPVVVTPSVEHILPGGIGTYSISYLHQRVPKPEASLFAAAQASSTDRNDENSNCSSHTGSGFTLWDESAVKKGKTGKENSGGDRHILREAGLNTGGDQPTTSLEWQSQSSSNHKHNTTALSSLSSAQQSSPLKSQSFLNMITAAKNAQDDDDDDDEDFVIKKEPQSHPRGNLSVKVDGNGNDQKPNTPRSKHSATEQRRRSKINDRFQMLRGIIPNSDQKRDKASFLLEVIEYIHFLQEKVHKYEDSYQGWDNEPLKLPLSKCHRTTQGVSNHPQSTINASGAALTYAGKFDETIMGISSTNPINVKKLEPNISITSLNENGQQPGLTNKPTTLSMHPNTFSFCGTSSTAALYSPKLTADTDKLESKSHSQFSLSRSHMTDYAIPNANPKRQELSVESGTISISSAYSQGLLNTLTQALQTSGVDLSQANISVQIDLGKRANGRVNSSASTIKGDNVSTSNQPIPKSIVTSTREESDRAFKRRKTS
- the LOC132055795 gene encoding transcription factor BIM1 isoform X2, with amino-acid sequence MELPQPRPFGTEGRKTTHDFLSLYSPVQQDPTPPQGGYIKTHDFLQPLEQAENRIRKEEPKVEVAAVEKPPPPVVVTPSVEHILPGGIGTYSISYLHQRVPKPEASLFAAAQASSTDRNDENSNCSSHTGSGFTLWDESAVKKGKTGKENSGGDRHILREAGLNTGGDQPTTSLEWQSQSSSNHKHNTTALSSLSSAQQSSPLKSQSFLNMITAAKNAQDDDDDDDEDFVIKKEPQSHPRGNLSVKVDGNGNDQKPNTPRSKHSATEQRRRSKINDRFQMLRGIIPNSDQKRDKASFLLEVIEYIHFLQEKVHKYEDSYQGWDNEPLKLPLSKCHRTTQGVSNHPQSTINASGAALTYAGKFDETIMGISSTNPINVKKLEPNISITSLNENGQQPGLTNKPTTLSMHPNTFSFCGTSSTAALYSPKLTADTDKLESKSHSQFSLSRSHMTDYAIPNANPKRQELSVESGTISISSAYSQGLLNTLTQALQTSGVDLSQANISVQIDLGKRANGRVNSSASTIKGDNVSTSNQPIPKSIVTSTREESDRAFKRRKTS